From a region of the Thiomicrorhabdus sp. genome:
- a CDS encoding c-type cytochrome, whose protein sequence is MKKTLLISALLSTSAMVLTQPAFAEAQNPIASGAAMAWQCAPCHGTNGQEFLEAMPPLAGMPVEQFTRAMLAYRDGTRPAVIMDRVARGFTDAEIDAMAAWFVKQPIKQWENTSLNEELQLNDKADAQATGGQK, encoded by the coding sequence ATGAAAAAGACATTATTAATAAGTGCCCTACTAAGCACTTCAGCTATGGTTTTAACTCAACCAGCTTTTGCTGAAGCACAAAATCCAATTGCATCAGGTGCGGCAATGGCTTGGCAATGTGCACCGTGTCACGGTACTAATGGTCAAGAATTTTTAGAAGCCATGCCACCACTTGCAGGCATGCCTGTTGAACAGTTTACTAGAGCAATGCTTGCTTACCGTGATGGTACTCGTCCAGCCGTTATTATGGATCGAGTAGCTCGTGGATTCACTGATGCTGAAATTGATGCAATGGCAGCATGGTTTGTAAAACAACCTATTAAACAATGGGAAAACACAAGCCTAAATGAAGAGCTTCAACTTAATGACAAAGCAGATGCTCAAGCGACAGGAGGTCAAAAATGA
- a CDS encoding c-type cytochrome gives MLKQTLLAATLVGATLASSAALSAGHGEKPHTTPWSNFSLEEKVKTMPQGDATRGQQIHEQMMCNSCHGVKGESPSRNYASLNGQTKEYTMKMMLDYRDGRRWESYKQANIMVKLARAMDDQQIADAAAFYASNPSTVWQIEAQPVSAKIDHLVRKGDVSRMITPCASCHGAHGEGKGITPAIAGQVPEYFIRTMKAYQGKDRHNDVNQGMAQFTHDLTDEEIRELADYYATLSK, from the coding sequence ATGTTAAAACAAACTTTATTAGCCGCTACCTTAGTAGGGGCGACTCTAGCTAGCAGTGCTGCATTATCTGCTGGTCATGGTGAAAAGCCACATACAACTCCTTGGTCTAACTTTTCTTTGGAGGAAAAAGTAAAAACAATGCCGCAAGGTGATGCTACTCGTGGACAACAGATTCATGAACAAATGATGTGTAATTCATGTCACGGTGTTAAAGGTGAGTCTCCATCACGTAATTACGCCTCATTAAATGGTCAAACTAAAGAATACACCATGAAAATGATGTTGGACTATCGTGATGGTCGTCGTTGGGAATCATACAAGCAAGCCAATATTATGGTAAAACTTGCACGAGCGATGGATGATCAACAAATTGCAGATGCAGCGGCATTTTATGCCAGTAACCCATCAACAGTTTGGCAAATTGAAGCACAACCAGTATCAGCAAAAATCGACCATCTGGTTCGTAAAGGTGATGTAAGTCGTATGATTACGCCATGTGCATCATGTCATGGTGCACACGGTGAAGGTAAAGGGATTACACCGGCAATTGCAGGTCAAGTTCCTGAATACTTTATTCGTACCATGAAGGCATACCAAGGTAAAGATCGTCACAATGATGTTAACCAAGGTATGGCACAATTTACACACGACTTAACCGATGAAGAAATCCGCGAATTAGCAGATTACTATGCAACATTAAGTAAATAA
- a CDS encoding FCSD flavin-binding domain-containing protein, whose translation MSQLENKTFDSKITRRDLVKIFGATAVAGTGIFGASSKAFAKSAAHVVVLGGGVGGSTFAKYLRFADPDVKITIIEQEPEYITCLRSNDVIVGMHTLDELTFNLDTIRSKYNVNVVIDKVVGADFDTKTVTTAKGDKFSYDKLVVSPGIDFKFEDYEGYTAELAATDFPHAYKAGPQTLKLREQLLAMRQGGTAIISPPQNPFRCPPGPYERASFFAEYFKNHNPTAKLIVLDPKERFTKDIPFKKAWERLYGFKTENSIIEWVPGSEGGRVIGLDAATKTVETDTGEIKADLINIIPNQRAGVLAQKLGLTNRSGWCPIKRNTMESEIQESVYVLGDSSIADAMPKSGYSANSQAKVCAQAVADTLKGKTPGTAIYSNVCYSLAGENYGVSIAAIYEVKDGLIQPKGKSAGVSPITDKPAQPILEAVYQKNWQREFVKDVFS comes from the coding sequence ATGAGCCAGCTAGAAAACAAAACATTCGACAGTAAAATCACTCGTCGTGACTTAGTTAAAATTTTTGGTGCTACGGCGGTTGCTGGTACAGGTATTTTTGGTGCAAGTTCTAAAGCTTTTGCAAAATCGGCGGCTCATGTTGTTGTATTAGGTGGTGGTGTTGGTGGATCTACCTTTGCTAAATACCTACGTTTTGCTGATCCTGATGTCAAAATCACCATTATTGAACAAGAGCCAGAGTACATTACGTGCTTAAGAAGTAATGATGTTATTGTTGGCATGCATACCTTAGATGAACTTACTTTCAACTTAGACACCATTCGCTCTAAATATAATGTAAACGTGGTTATTGATAAGGTTGTTGGTGCAGATTTTGATACTAAAACGGTAACAACCGCAAAAGGTGACAAGTTCAGCTATGACAAATTAGTTGTTTCACCTGGTATTGATTTTAAATTCGAAGATTACGAAGGTTATACAGCGGAGTTAGCCGCTACCGATTTTCCTCACGCATACAAAGCTGGCCCTCAAACTTTAAAACTAAGAGAGCAACTTTTAGCTATGCGTCAAGGTGGTACAGCGATTATTTCTCCTCCACAAAATCCTTTCCGCTGCCCTCCTGGGCCGTATGAAAGAGCATCTTTCTTTGCGGAATATTTTAAAAATCATAACCCAACGGCTAAATTGATTGTTTTAGACCCTAAAGAACGTTTTACCAAAGACATTCCTTTTAAAAAGGCTTGGGAAAGACTTTATGGCTTTAAAACAGAGAACTCTATTATTGAATGGGTTCCAGGTTCAGAAGGTGGTCGCGTAATTGGCTTAGATGCCGCTACAAAAACAGTGGAAACTGACACGGGTGAAATTAAAGCAGATCTAATTAATATCATTCCTAATCAGCGTGCTGGTGTTTTAGCACAGAAACTTGGATTAACAAATAGATCAGGTTGGTGTCCAATTAAACGCAATACCATGGAATCTGAGATTCAAGAAAGTGTTTATGTTTTAGGTGACAGTTCAATTGCCGATGCTATGCCTAAATCAGGTTACTCAGCTAACTCACAAGCTAAAGTTTGTGCACAAGCTGTAGCAGATACACTTAAAGGCAAAACGCCAGGAACTGCCATTTACTCAAACGTTTGCTACAGTCTAGCGGGTGAGAACTATGGTGTTTCTATTGCCGCTATTTATGAGGTTAAAGATGGTTTAATCCAACCAAAAGGTAAGTCTGCAGGTGTTTCACCTATTACAGATAAGCCTGCACAACCTATTCTAGAGGCCGTTTATCAAAAGAACTGGCAGCGTGAATTTGTTAAAGATGTATTCTCATAA